A window of Solanum stenotomum isolate F172 chromosome 3, ASM1918654v1, whole genome shotgun sequence contains these coding sequences:
- the LOC125860836 gene encoding putative late blight resistance protein homolog R1A-3, translated as MAETTVEFALNNLTEQLRDNIDVIAVIKDEVTCLLSELNHLRAFLIEANRNRRGSEILKHFVQELNRAINKAENSIDNFMIEAKLHKKRGIYKIFDLCYLVKGKRCCSEIRSIMEKLKEIRRDSTYALSMSLQFDDSKSKQTAHQLKRAPIVEEDEVVGFDEEADKIINRLLGGSDDVEFIPIVGMPGLGKTTLANKVFKSRAGYAFDNRIWVYVSQSYTQRDLFLNIISQFTRNTEQYRYVTEEALAEVIREHLLPGKYLIVLDDVWTWEPLDDVKIALPNKMRGSKVLFTTRDDKLGKFCCNEPHHLKFLTDNECWELLQKKVFHKDKCPRDLEELGERIAKKCMGLPLAALVIAGALTGRGKTKSEWEIVHQYVSEHIISSDIMMTKKLVQMSCDSLPVNLKACFLYCGAFPKGSEIPAWKIVRLWIAEGFIRETMQSTVESVAEGYLNELVSKSLLMVTQSTSNGQIKAFRVHDMLHEFCTLEASEENLFKEIKLGVEQSFPRNQVLATFRRLSIDSSVQEFISTNPYGDSIRSFLCFSSRNIVMSPYELETIPKSFPLLRVLDIESILFELETIPKSPFQKQFFQLYHLRYLAISSDSLKILPKFMEDLWNLQTLIISTQQETLNIEADICNMPQLRHLHTNASAKLCPSVLKTRNHRSALQTLSIIEPETFTEYVLFARCQNLKKLGIRGDMAKLVGLFELEYLEKLKLMNLASGGLHLCSENLFPRRLKQLTLSGTWFDWNEIRRVVGYLELLEVFKVKENAFTGDYWELKDYVFPCLKVLWIERSELVNWEASDENFPSLERLILRNLNKLEEIPINFANISHLKMMELVNTTKSTVKSAQNIESLSVCTGFKLTIFPPDTISDCN; from the exons atggCGGAAACAACAGTGGAGTTTGCGTTAAACAACCTAACAGAACAATTACGAGATAACATAGATGTAATTGCTGTGATAAAAGATGAGGTAACTTGTCTATTAAGCGAACTTAATCATTTGAGAGCTTTTCTTATCGAAGCCAATAGAAATCGGAGGGGAAGTGAAATTCTGAAACATTTTGTGCAAGAGTTGAACAGAGCAATCAATAAAGCTGAGAATTCGATCGATAATTTCATGATTGAAGCCAAATTACACAAGAAAAGGGGGATTTATAAGATTTTCGATTTGTGTTATTTGGTAAAAGGCAAGCGCTGTTGTTCAGAGATCAGATCTATTATGGAGAAATTGAAGGAAATTCGGAGAGATAGTACTTATGCCCTTTCTATGTCTCTTCAATTTGAtgattcaaaatcaaaacaaactGCTCATCAACTCAAAAGG GCTCCCATAGTAGAGGAAGATGAGGTTGTAGGCTTTGATGAGGAGGCGGATAAAATAATCAACCGTCTTCTTGGAGGATCAGATGATGTAGAGTTTATCCCGATAGTTGGAATGCCTGGTCTTGGCAAAACAACTCTCGCGAATAAGGTTTTCAAGAGTAGGGCTGGATATGCGTTTGACAATCGCATTTGGGTATATGTCTCTCAATCGTACACCCAAAGAGACCTATTTCTTAACATCATCAGCCAATTCACCAGAAACACCGAACAATATCGATATGTAACTGAGGAGGCTCTAGCTGAAGTAATACGCGAACATTTGTTGCCAGGAAAGTATCTTATTGTATTGGATGATGTGTGGACATGGGAACCTTTGGATGATGTCAAAATTGCTTTACCAAACAAGATGAGAGGTAGTAAAGTCTTGTTTACCACTCGAGATGACAAGTTGGGTAAATTTTGTTGCAATGAACCTCATCATTTAAAATTCCTAACAGACAACGAATGTTGGGAGCTACTACAGAAGAAGGTTTTCCACAAGGATAAATGTCCCCGGGATTTGGAAGAACTCGGGGAGCGCATAGCTAAGAAATGTATGGGGCTTCCCCTTGCAGCTTTGGTGATTGCGGGAGCCCTAACCGGGAGAGGCAAGACAAAAAGTGAGTGGGAAATAGTGCATCAATATGTAAGTGAACACATAATTAGTAGTGATATTATGATGACCAAGAAATTGGTGCAGATGAGTTGCGATAGTTTGCCTGTCAACTTGAAAGCTTGCTTCTTATATTGTGGTGCTTTTCCTAAAGGTTCCGAGATCCCTGCTTGGAAGATAGTCAGGTTGTGGATCGCGGAAGGGTTCATTCGAGAAACAATGCAATCAACCGTTGAAAGTGTAGCAGAGGGATACTTGAATGAACTTGTCAGCAAGAGCTTACTGATGGTAACACAAAGTACATCCAATGGCCAAATAAAAGCATTCCGCGTGCATGACATGTTACATGAGTTCTGTACGCTCGAAGCAAGTGAGGAAAATCTTTTCAAAGAAATAAAACTAGGTGTCGAGCAATCTTTCCCTAGAAACCAGGTATTAGCCACATTTCGCCGCCTTAGCATTGATTCTTCTGTTCAAGAATTCATTTCTACCAACCCTTATGGTGACAGCATTCGTTCATTCCTCTGTTTCTCCTCTCGGAACATTGTGATGTCCCCATATGAGTTAGAGACAATCCCGAAATCCTTTCCACTACTCAGGGTTCTTGACATTGAGTCCATATTATTTGAGTTAGAGACAATCCCAAAATCCCCATTCCAGAAGCAGTTTTTTCAGCTATATCATTTGAGATACCTTGCTATATCGAGTGACTCGTTAAAGATCCTTCCTAAATTTATGGAGGACCTGTGGAATCTACAAACCCTCATAATTTCGACTCAACAAGAGACATTGAACATAGAAGCAGACATATGTAACATGCCACAACTAAGGCATCTTCACACAAATGCCTCTGCTAAATTGTGTCCCTCTGTCCTAAAAACAAGAAATCATCGTAGTGCTTTACAAACTCTTTCTATAATAGAACCTGAAACCTTCACAGAGTATGTGTTGTTTGCAAGGTGTCAAAATCTGAAGAAGTTGGGTATTCGTGGGGATATGGCCAAGTTGGTTGGGCTATTCGAGTTAGAATACCTCGAAAAATTGAAGCTAATGAACTTAGCTAGTGGGGGGTTGCATCTTTGTTCAGAAAATCTATTCCCTCGGAGGTTAAAGCAGTTAACTTTGTCAGGTACCTGGTTTGACTGGAATGAGATACGCAGAGTAGTTGGCTATTTGGAGCTCCTCGAAGTGTTCAAGGTGAAAGAGAATGCATTTACGGGGGATTATTGGGAGTTGAAGGATTACGTGTTTCCGTGTCTTAAGGTATTATGGATTGAAAGGTCAGAACTAGTTAATTGGGAGGCTTCTGATGAGAATTTTCCGAGCTTAGAGAGGCTTATCCTTCGTAATTTAAATAAGCTTGAGGAAATCCCTATAAACTTTGCCAACATAAGCCACCTGAAAATGATGGAACTGGTGAATACAACCAAATCAACGGTTAAATCTGCCCAGAATATAGAATCCCTCAGTGTATGCACTGGATTCAAGCTAACCATTTTTCCTCCCGATACGATCTCTGATTGCAACTAA